One Elephas maximus indicus isolate mEleMax1 chromosome 16, mEleMax1 primary haplotype, whole genome shotgun sequence DNA window includes the following coding sequences:
- the LOC126059419 gene encoding olfactory receptor 13A1-like, with amino-acid sequence MAAGNHTAVAEFVLEGFSEDLWLWGLLIALFLLLYLTALAGKSLIVAAISLSPGLHAPMYFFLAKLAILDIVCTSMILLKLLESLVVWVDIISCGGCLAQLFFLTWFLGAELLLLTAMAFDCYVAICWPLCYSTIMSRPLCALLASAVWTVSVINASVHMGLMAQLTFCGPNHIWDFLCEIPMLLLLSCSPAALNKVMIIIAAVCFGMVNFLLTLASYSCIVASVLHKRSAEGKRRAFSTCSSNLLVVTLYYSTITYTYILPGSGTSMEKSKVVAVLYTVVSPALNLLIYTLRNKDVKAAFRKLAPSSW; translated from the coding sequence ATGGCAGCAGGCAACCACACGGCTGTAGCAGAGTTTGTCTTGGAAGGCTTCTCCGAAGACCTCTGGCTCTGGGGCCTGCTCATtgcccttttcctcctcctttacCTGACAGCCCTTGCAGGAAAGagcctcattgttgcagccatcagcctgagcccaggccTGCAcgctcccatgtacttcttcctcgccAAGTTGGCCATTTTGGACATTGTCTGCACGTCCATGATTCTCCTAAAGCTGCTGGAGAGCCTGGTGGTCTGGGTGGACATCATCTCCTGTGGGGGCTGCCTGGCCCAGCTCTTCTTCCTGACCTGGTTCCTGGGGGCCGAGTTGCTGCTGCTCACAGCCATGGCTTTTgactgctatgtggccatctgctggCCACTGTGCTACAGTACCATCATGAGCCGGCCGCTGTGCGCACTACTGGCCTCAGCTGTTTGGACAGTCAGTGTGATCAACGCATCCGTGCACATGGGCCTCATGGCACAGCTGACCTTCTGTGGCCCCAACCATATTTGGGACTTCCTGTGTGAGATCCCCATGCTGTTGCTGCTATCCTGTAGCCCTGCCGCCCTCAACAAAGTCATGATCATCATTGCTGCTGTCTGCTTTGGCATGGTTAACTTCCTGCTCACGTTGGCCTCCTACAGTTGCATCGTGGCTAGCGTCCTTCACAAACGCTCAGCTGAGGGCAAGCGCCGTGCCTTCTCTACCTGCTCGTCTAACCTCCTGGTGGTCACTTTGTACTACTCCACCATCACCTATACCTACATACTCCCGGGATCCGGCACCTCCATGGAGAAGAGCAAGGTGGTTGCTGTGCTGTACACAGTGGTCAGCCCTGCCCTGAACCTGCTCATCTACACGCtgaggaacaaggatgtgaaaGCCGCCTTCCGAAAGTTGGCCCCTTCCTCCTGGTAA
- the LOC126059420 gene encoding olfactory receptor 13A1-like, translating to MAGENHTLVTEFLIQGFSKVPRLQVLLFAVFLILYVVALSGNLLIVVAISTNPTLHTPMYCFLVNLAAVDILCTSTILPKVLESLVVPGDTISYGGCLAQLFFFTWALGAELLLLSAMAYDRYVAICRPLHYRVLMGPRACTMLATAVWAVSLTNTSVNMGLMVHLPFCHSNVVEHFFCEIPPLLKLACAPTHLNEAMAFAADVFLAVGNFSVTLASYGCIMANILRVHSALGKSRAFSTCSSHLLVVSMYYSTVIYTYIRPASNYSLDRDKVVSIIYTSVAPTLNPLIYTLRNTEVKAALRQLISPHS from the coding sequence ATGGCTGGGGAGAACCACACACTGGTCACTGAGTTCCTCATCCAGGGGTTCTCAAAAGTGCCTCGACTGCAGGTGCTGCTCTTTGCTGTCTTCCTCATCCTGTACGTGGTGGCCCTCTCTGGGAACTTACTCATTGTGGTTGCCATCAGCACCAATCCCACCCTGCACACACCTATGTACTGCTTCCTGGTCAACCTGGCAGCAGTGGACATTCTCTGCACCTCCACGATTCTGCCCAAGGTGCTGGAGAGCCTGGTAGTCCCAGGAGATACCATCTCTTATGGGGGTTGCCTGGCCCAGCTCTTCTTTTTCACCTGGGCCCTCGGGGCTGAGCTGCTACTTTTGtctgccatggcctatgaccggtaTGTGGCCATCTGCCGGCCGCTGCACTACAGAGTGTTGATGGGGCCCAGGGCATGTACAATGCTGGCCACGGCTGTGTGGGCGGTCAGCCTTACCAACACCAGTGTGAACATGGGCCTTATGGTGCACTTGCCCTTCTGTCACTCCAATGTGGTTGAGCACTTCTTCTGTGAGATCCCCCCACTCCTGAAGCTCGCCTGTGCCCCCACCCACCTCAATGAGGCCATGGCCTTCGCTGCAGACGTGTTCCTGGCAGTGGGGAACTTCTCTGTGACCCTGGCTTCTTATGGCTGCATCATGGCCAACATCCTTCGAGTCCACTCAGCCTTGGGCAAGAGCCGTgccttctccacctgctcctCCCACCTCTTGGTGGTCTCCATGTACTACTCCACGGTCATCTACACCTACATCCGCCCCGCCTCCAACTACTCACTGGATAGGGACAAGGTGGTGTCCATAATCTATACCTCTGTGGCACCCACATTGAATCCGCTCATCTACACTCTGAGGAACACAGAGGTGAAAGCAGCCCTCAGGCAGCTGATATCCCCTCACAGCTGA